A genomic window from Pyxidicoccus trucidator includes:
- a CDS encoding sterol desaturase family protein: protein MTLNVYAVATPFVIALALAEFAWCVARRNGYYSFQDSIASMGTAVMNQCVNVAVALMVLPLFTQLGQLAPWKLDVSSPLALVALFLGVDFLFYWFHRFGHRTNIGWAAHSPHHSTEELNYAVALRASVTQRLFSFLFYWPLVVVGFPPEAVLAMVAFHLVLQFIPHTRVIPKLPRWVESWLNTPSHHRVHHARNDAYIDKNYAGFLIIWDRMFGTYAEETEPCSYGLTTPPNTWDPTVLNFQTWGRLVGDAVATKSHWDRLRIWLMPTGWRPADLPPRSLGYWKQDGVEVKFSSTELPGIRGYLVFQLFASMPFMLLVSHHASPLTAWRKVALSLLLWAMATAWSGMLESKRWSLPLELGRVLAMGVAVTVWLMQAGAAPAMSALTAAWFLVSLTWLVVVFSGSPLALRGRGA, encoded by the coding sequence ATGACCCTGAATGTCTACGCCGTAGCCACGCCCTTCGTCATCGCCCTGGCCCTCGCGGAGTTCGCCTGGTGCGTGGCGCGGCGCAATGGCTACTACAGCTTCCAGGACTCCATCGCGAGCATGGGCACCGCGGTGATGAACCAGTGCGTCAACGTGGCGGTGGCGCTGATGGTGCTGCCCCTGTTCACCCAGCTGGGCCAACTCGCGCCGTGGAAGCTCGACGTCTCGTCGCCGCTGGCGCTGGTGGCCCTCTTCCTCGGCGTCGACTTCCTCTTCTACTGGTTCCACCGCTTCGGCCACCGCACCAACATCGGCTGGGCGGCGCACTCGCCGCACCACTCCACCGAGGAGCTCAACTACGCGGTGGCCCTGCGCGCGAGCGTGACGCAGCGGCTCTTCTCGTTCCTCTTCTACTGGCCGCTGGTGGTGGTCGGCTTCCCACCGGAGGCGGTGCTGGCGATGGTCGCCTTCCACCTGGTGCTGCAGTTCATCCCCCACACCCGCGTCATCCCCAAGCTGCCCCGGTGGGTGGAGTCCTGGCTGAACACGCCCTCGCACCACCGCGTGCACCACGCGCGCAATGACGCCTACATCGACAAGAACTACGCGGGCTTCCTCATCATCTGGGACCGGATGTTCGGCACCTACGCCGAGGAGACCGAGCCCTGCTCCTATGGCCTCACCACCCCGCCGAACACGTGGGACCCGACCGTCCTCAACTTCCAGACCTGGGGCCGGCTCGTCGGGGACGCGGTTGCCACGAAGAGCCACTGGGACCGCCTGCGCATCTGGCTGATGCCCACGGGCTGGCGCCCCGCGGACCTTCCGCCGCGCTCGCTCGGCTACTGGAAGCAGGACGGCGTGGAGGTGAAGTTCTCCTCGACGGAGCTGCCCGGCATCCGCGGCTACCTCGTCTTCCAGCTGTTCGCTTCCATGCCGTTCATGCTCCTGGTGAGCCACCATGCCTCGCCGCTGACTGCCTGGCGGAAGGTGGCGCTGAGCCTGCTGCTCTGGGCCATGGCGACCGCCTGGAGCGGGATGCTGGAGTCCAAGCGCTGGAGCCTGCCGCTGGAGCTCGGGCGGGTGCTCGCCATGGGCGTGGCGGTGACGGTGTGGCTCATGCAGGCCGGGGCAGCCCCGGCGATGAGCGCGCTCACCGCGGCCTGGTTCCTCGTCTCGCTGACGTGGCTGGTCGTGGTGTTCTCGGGGTCCCCCCTGGCCCTGCGCGGTCGCGGGGCCTGA
- a CDS encoding SDR family oxidoreductase has product MADVKKVAFITGGNRGIGLQTARELGQGGFEVIIGVRDPKKGEAALTELRAAGVKAEVVLYDASRPETDQTVKSYFESRYGKLDVLVNNAGMIREELLAKNASNVPGDILRETFETNLFAVVRLTQTLLPLLKKSPAGRIVNVSSILGSLGLHSADDSPIAPAKAFAYNASKAALNAFTVHLADELKGTHVKVNSAHPGWVKTELGGPHAPMELADSARTSVRLATLAADGPSGGFFHENDRLPW; this is encoded by the coding sequence ATGGCTGACGTGAAGAAGGTTGCATTCATCACGGGTGGAAACCGTGGCATCGGGCTGCAGACCGCGCGCGAGCTGGGGCAGGGCGGCTTCGAGGTCATCATCGGCGTACGTGACCCGAAGAAGGGCGAGGCCGCGCTCACGGAGCTGCGCGCTGCCGGCGTGAAGGCGGAGGTCGTCCTCTATGACGCCAGCCGGCCTGAGACCGACCAGACAGTGAAGAGCTACTTCGAGAGCAGGTACGGCAAGCTGGACGTGCTCGTGAACAACGCCGGCATGATTCGTGAGGAGCTCCTCGCGAAGAACGCGTCCAATGTCCCGGGGGACATCCTGCGCGAGACGTTCGAGACCAACCTGTTCGCGGTGGTGCGCCTGACGCAGACGCTGCTGCCGTTGCTCAAGAAGTCTCCGGCGGGCCGGATTGTCAACGTGTCGAGCATCCTCGGCTCGCTGGGCCTGCACTCCGCGGACGACTCCCCCATCGCCCCCGCGAAGGCGTTTGCCTACAACGCCTCGAAGGCCGCGCTCAACGCCTTCACCGTGCACCTGGCGGATGAGCTGAAGGGCACCCACGTGAAGGTCAACTCCGCCCATCCGGGCTGGGTGAAGACCGAGCTGGGAGGCCCCCACGCCCCCATGGAGTTGGCCGACAGCGCCAGGACGAGCGTGCGCCTGGCCACGCTGGCGGCGGACGGCCCGAGCGGTGGGTTCTTCCACGAGAACGACCGGCTGCCCTGGTGA
- a CDS encoding TetR/AcrR family transcriptional regulator — MGRTRSFDEDVALERAMRLFWRQGYEGTSLEDLTTALGIAKPSLYAAFGNKRSLFTKAVERYAQAASEKFLRALDEPRSEDVVRQFLRIYTEGCPDSPPGCFLVQGALACSPESSEVQQEVAERRHDVEALLAQRLTRAHKEGDLPAEARPNDLARYVCTVANGLSVQAAGGATPPQLRRVAELALMAWPTK; from the coding sequence ATGGGACGAACCCGGAGCTTCGATGAGGACGTCGCGCTGGAGCGCGCGATGCGGCTGTTCTGGCGACAGGGCTATGAGGGGACCTCGCTCGAGGACCTGACGACCGCGCTCGGAATCGCGAAGCCCAGCCTCTATGCGGCCTTCGGCAACAAGCGCTCCCTCTTCACGAAAGCCGTGGAGCGCTACGCGCAGGCGGCTAGCGAGAAGTTCCTGCGCGCGCTGGACGAGCCCAGGTCCGAGGACGTCGTTCGTCAATTCCTTCGCATCTACACCGAGGGCTGCCCCGACTCGCCCCCCGGGTGCTTCCTGGTCCAGGGAGCGCTGGCGTGCAGCCCCGAGTCGTCCGAAGTCCAGCAGGAGGTCGCGGAGCGACGCCACGACGTGGAGGCCCTGCTCGCCCAGCGGCTCACGCGTGCCCACAAAGAAGGCGACCTGCCGGCGGAGGCGCGGCCGAACGACCTGGCGCGGTACGTGTGCACGGTGGCCAATGGGCTTTCCGTGCAGGCCGCGGGGGGCGCCACGCCTCCACAGTTGCGGCGGGTTGCCGAGCTTGCGCTCATGGCCTGGCCCACGAAGTGA
- a CDS encoding sigma 54-interacting transcriptional regulator, producing the protein MKARSGPTRLKLLVLSGPQVGQSHLLAPGAYRLGKSPECDIVLNDKAVSRQHLRLDVSEGGVRATDLDSHNGSFYEGTRFSELEVRPGALLRLGSTELKLVPEGSRERVIPPSESTSFGGLVGSSRRMREAFTLLERLAPGGSDVLIQGETGTGKELCAEAIHAHGPRAKGPFVIVDLAGIAPTLIESELFGHVKGAFTGAQADRAGAFERATGGTVFLDEVGELPPEVQPRLLRVLERRQVKRVGANDYRALDVRVLAATHVDLEKAVQEGRFRADLFHRLAVLRVTLPPLRERPEDVPLLLDTVLERLGRPTGTLSDATRALLLQYPWPGNVRELRNVVEQVVNLGEEALPDMERAPAQSLERSGGSGAALDLPFKEAKERLIEGFERDYLRGLIERCGGNISRAAREAGIARLYLRKLLHKHGISARDSDE; encoded by the coding sequence ATGAAGGCCCGCTCCGGCCCGACGCGGCTGAAGCTGCTGGTGCTGTCGGGTCCCCAGGTGGGGCAGAGCCACCTGCTGGCGCCCGGCGCGTACCGGCTGGGCAAGTCTCCCGAGTGCGACATCGTCCTCAATGACAAGGCCGTCTCGCGCCAGCACCTGCGCCTGGACGTGTCCGAGGGTGGCGTGCGGGCCACGGACCTGGACTCGCACAACGGCTCCTTCTACGAGGGCACGCGCTTCTCCGAGCTGGAGGTGCGGCCGGGCGCGCTCCTCCGGCTGGGCTCCACCGAGCTGAAGCTGGTGCCCGAGGGCTCGCGCGAGCGCGTCATCCCTCCGTCCGAGAGCACCTCGTTTGGCGGGCTCGTGGGCAGCAGCCGGCGGATGCGCGAGGCGTTCACCCTGCTGGAGCGGCTCGCGCCGGGCGGCTCGGACGTGCTCATCCAGGGCGAGACGGGCACGGGCAAGGAGCTGTGCGCGGAGGCCATCCACGCCCACGGGCCGCGCGCGAAGGGGCCCTTCGTCATCGTGGACCTCGCCGGCATCGCCCCCACCCTCATCGAGTCCGAGCTGTTCGGCCACGTGAAGGGCGCCTTCACCGGCGCGCAGGCGGACCGCGCGGGCGCCTTCGAGCGGGCTACCGGTGGCACCGTCTTCCTCGACGAGGTGGGTGAGCTGCCGCCCGAGGTCCAGCCTCGCCTGCTGCGCGTGCTGGAGCGGCGGCAGGTGAAGCGCGTGGGTGCCAATGACTACCGGGCCCTGGACGTGCGGGTGCTGGCCGCCACCCACGTGGACCTGGAGAAGGCGGTGCAGGAGGGACGCTTCCGCGCGGACCTGTTCCACCGGCTCGCCGTGCTGCGCGTGACGCTGCCGCCCCTGCGCGAGCGGCCCGAGGACGTTCCCCTCCTCCTCGACACCGTGCTGGAGCGGCTCGGCCGTCCCACCGGCACCCTGTCGGACGCGACGCGGGCGCTGCTGCTCCAGTACCCGTGGCCCGGCAACGTGCGCGAATTGCGCAATGTCGTGGAGCAGGTGGTGAACCTTGGCGAGGAGGCCCTACCCGACATGGAGCGGGCCCCCGCTCAGTCCCTGGAGCGCTCCGGCGGGAGTGGGGCCGCGCTGGATCTGCCCTTCAAGGAGGCCAAGGAGCGACTCATCGAGGGCTTCGAGCGCGACTACCTGCGCGGCCTCATCGAGCGCTGCGGCGGCAACATCTCCCGCGCCGCTCGCGAGGCCGGCATCGCCCGGCTCTACCTGCGCAAGCTGCTCCACAAGCACGGCATCTCCGCCCGCGACAGCGACGAGTGA